One window from the genome of candidate division KSB1 bacterium encodes:
- a CDS encoding DUF2784 family protein: MLLAFLNIFFFIFHSVLIVFNLFGWMWKKTRKCNLITLAVTLFSWSVLGIWYGFGYCPCTEWHWQVRFNLGFYDMPSSYIKFLIDSMTGLDVNTIWVDYVTLIGLILAIVGSLTTNFLDWRKSK; encoded by the coding sequence ATCTTGTTAGCTTTTCTCAACATCTTCTTTTTTATCTTCCACTCTGTTTTGATTGTTTTTAATCTTTTTGGCTGGATGTGGAAAAAAACCAGGAAATGTAACCTGATCACACTGGCAGTCACTTTATTTTCCTGGTCTGTTCTGGGGATTTGGTATGGATTCGGCTATTGCCCCTGCACTGAATGGCATTGGCAGGTTAGATTCAATTTGGGTTTTTACGATATGCCATCCTCGTATATCAAATTTTTGATTGACTCTATGACTGGCTTGGATGTCAATACAATATGGGTCGATTATGTTACCCTCATTGGTTTGATCCTGGCTATCGTTGGATCTCTAACAACAAATTTTTTGGATTGGAGAAAATCGAAATAA
- a CDS encoding sigma-70 family RNA polymerase sigma factor — translation MRNEEERLIKLAQEGDVNAFRELVERHMKKMYYLCYDLTRNHHDAEDLSQEVFIKVYHSIKKFRGSAKFSSWIHRIAVNRFIDKGRKYTPPLDSFEEEFSDDVKVAKPPVDHEPNHNPEQKAEAGLIQKHLDSALKELPNQQRSVFVLRHYQYLSLKEIAEMLKISEGSVKSSLFRAIRRLQDSLSFYRYDLGLEESK, via the coding sequence ATGAGGAATGAAGAAGAACGATTAATTAAATTGGCTCAAGAAGGAGATGTGAACGCGTTTCGAGAATTGGTCGAACGCCACATGAAAAAAATGTATTATTTATGTTACGATCTAACCAGAAATCATCATGATGCAGAAGACTTATCACAGGAGGTATTTATTAAGGTTTATCATTCGATAAAAAAATTTCGCGGCTCAGCCAAGTTTAGTTCCTGGATTCACCGAATCGCAGTAAATAGGTTTATCGATAAAGGCCGCAAATATACGCCACCGCTGGATTCTTTTGAGGAAGAATTCAGTGATGATGTCAAAGTAGCAAAACCGCCTGTTGATCATGAACCTAATCACAATCCCGAACAAAAAGCGGAAGCCGGTTTGATACAAAAGCATTTGGATAGTGCTTTGAAGGAACTTCCCAACCAGCAACGCTCAGTTTTTGTTCTGCGTCATTACCAGTATCTTTCATTAAAGGAGATTGCCGAAATGTTAAAGATTTCAGAAGGTTCGGTAAAAAGTTCACTTTTCCGAGCCATCAGACGCTTACAGGATTCATTATCGTTTTATCGATATGATTTAGGATTGGAGGAATCCAAATGA